Proteins encoded in a region of the Panicum hallii strain FIL2 chromosome 3, PHallii_v3.1, whole genome shotgun sequence genome:
- the LOC112886844 gene encoding uncharacterized protein LOC112886844 — MEKEGRNHYHTRGSSRGGSGGTAAERDLLLQWGNRKRLRCVKVQRRDVEAAATAAAEKAAIGQRRAAAAAAVAAAQHHPTGHAHHRVLRNSEEFATMKSPAQQQQNNGIHTVASPDRERPGRGCNNNGAPQTFPDDKKGSSSGSEGSIWPKFAIALSNREKEEDFLVFKGSKLPQRPKKRAKVIQRTVNFVCPGTWLCDLTLERYEVREKKVSKKRPRGLKAMHDMDSDSE; from the exons ATGGAGAAAGAGGGGAGAAACCACTACCACACGCGGGGCTCCTCGCGCGGTGGCAGCGGTGGCACCGCGGCGGAGCGCGACCTGCTGTTACAGTGGGGCAACCGGAAGCGCCTGCGCTGCGTCAAGGTGCAACGTCGCGACGTCgaggccgccgccaccgcggccGCCGAGAAGGCCGCCATCGgccagcgccgcgccgccgcggcggcagcaGTAGCGGCCGCGCAGCACCACCCAACCGGCCATGCCCATCACCGCGTCCTCAG GAACTCGGAAGAGTTTGCAACCATGAAATCGCCAGCACAGCAACAACAGAACAACGGCATCCACACGGTTGCTTCACCAGACAGGGAACGCCCTGGTAGAGGTTGCAACAACAACGGAGCTCCACAGACCTTTCCAGATGACAAGAAAGGCTCTTCATCAGGGAGTGAGGGATCCATCTGGCCAAAGTTTGCAATCGCCCTGTCAAACAGGGAAAAGGAAGAGGATTTTCTGGTTTTCAAGGGATCCAAGCTGCCTCAAAGACCCAAGAAAAGAGCCAAAGTCATCCAGAGAACTGTCAAT TTTGTCTGCCCGGGAACGTGGCTTTGTGACTTGACTTTGGAAAGATATGAAGTCCGAGAGAAGAAGGTTTCCAAGAAG CGCCCCAGGGGACTGAAAGCTATGCACGATATGGACAGCGACTCAGAATAA